Proteins encoded within one genomic window of Sphingomonas cannabina:
- the metC gene encoding cystathionine beta-lyase, giving the protein MSGEHKSATKTITAGRREEWTHGIVSPPVWRASTILYDSVADLRAGAARDTHHRLFYGRRGTPTQWSLAEALTELEPGAHATLLYPSGVAAVSTALLSVLRPGDELLLVDSAYDPTRNFANGLLKSFGVTTRYYDPLIGGDIAGLIGENTRAIFMESPGSLTFEVQDVPAIVAAAKARGVVTLIDNTWATPLGLPAIGMGVDFSILACTKYIAGHSDVMLGSVTTTEEHWQRLRATSYQLGQTASPDDAWLGSRGLRTMAVRLERHAASALRIAEWLKERPEVTRVLHPALPDCPGHDLFVRDFKGGAGLFSFELAGGGEAERAALIDTLELFGIGYSWGGFESLAIPVDPERYRTATRWEGHGPLVRLSIGLEDPDDLIADLDAGLAAWRAARG; this is encoded by the coding sequence ATGAGCGGCGAGCATAAGTCCGCCACCAAGACGATCACCGCCGGCCGGCGCGAGGAATGGACGCACGGCATCGTCAGCCCGCCGGTGTGGCGTGCCTCGACCATCCTCTACGATTCGGTCGCGGACCTGCGCGCCGGCGCCGCGCGCGACACCCATCACCGCCTGTTCTACGGCCGCCGCGGGACGCCGACCCAATGGTCGCTCGCCGAGGCGCTGACCGAGCTGGAGCCGGGGGCGCACGCGACTTTGCTCTATCCCTCCGGCGTCGCGGCGGTGTCGACGGCGCTGCTCTCCGTGCTGCGGCCGGGCGACGAGCTGCTGCTGGTGGACAGTGCCTATGACCCGACCCGCAATTTCGCGAACGGGCTGCTCAAGAGCTTCGGCGTCACCACGCGCTACTACGATCCGTTGATCGGCGGCGATATTGCCGGGCTGATCGGGGAGAACACCCGCGCGATCTTCATGGAGAGCCCGGGCAGCCTCACCTTCGAGGTGCAGGATGTGCCGGCGATCGTCGCGGCGGCCAAGGCGCGCGGCGTCGTCACGCTGATCGACAACACCTGGGCAACGCCGCTCGGGCTGCCGGCGATCGGCATGGGGGTCGATTTCTCGATCCTGGCCTGCACCAAATACATCGCCGGCCATTCCGACGTGATGCTGGGATCGGTCACCACCACCGAGGAGCATTGGCAGCGGCTGCGCGCGACGAGCTATCAGCTCGGCCAGACGGCGAGCCCGGACGATGCCTGGCTCGGTAGCCGCGGACTCCGGACCATGGCGGTGCGGCTGGAGCGCCATGCCGCGAGCGCGCTGCGCATCGCCGAATGGTTGAAGGAGCGGCCGGAGGTTACGCGCGTGCTCCATCCGGCTTTGCCCGACTGTCCCGGCCATGACCTGTTCGTCCGCGACTTCAAGGGCGGCGCCGGACTGTTCTCGTTCGAGCTGGCCGGCGGCGGCGAGGCCGAGCGCGCCGCCCTGATCGACACGCTCGAGCTATTCGGTATCGGCTACAGCTGGGGCGGGTTCGAGAGTCTGGCGATCCCGGTCGATCCGGAGCGTTACCGCACCGCGACCCGATGGGAAGGCCATGGGCCGCTGGTCCGCCTGTCGATCGGGCTGGAGGACCCCGACGACCTCATCGCCGATCTCGACGCCGGCCTGGCCGCGTGGCGGGCGGCGCGGGGATGA
- the sseA gene encoding 3-mercaptopyruvate sulfurtransferase: MDSLVSTQWLADAMGAGDLRIVDATFILPDYGRDAAAEYRAAHIPGAVFMALEAVSDPASPLPHMLPTAEAFGRAASALGLSNDDRIVVYDNSPHHSAARIWWMLRLFGAKRVAILDGGLPKWLAEGRPVASGDEQPAPGHFIATLGSGEVRDLARMKAALAEGTPIADARSAARFAGSSPEPRAGVAPGHIPGSLSLPQDSLFHPDETWKRGDVLRAAFTGAGIDPDRPFVATCGSGVTAAVLVFGAHLLGHEVPLYDGSWSEWGADPSTPKATGAAA; the protein is encoded by the coding sequence ATGGACTCGCTGGTCTCCACTCAATGGCTCGCCGACGCGATGGGCGCGGGCGATCTCCGCATCGTCGATGCGACATTCATCCTGCCCGACTATGGCCGCGACGCCGCCGCCGAATATCGTGCGGCGCATATCCCCGGCGCGGTGTTCATGGCGCTGGAGGCGGTGTCCGATCCGGCGAGCCCGCTGCCGCACATGCTTCCCACCGCCGAGGCGTTCGGACGAGCGGCCTCGGCGCTGGGGCTGTCCAACGACGATCGCATCGTCGTCTACGACAATTCCCCGCACCATAGCGCCGCGCGCATCTGGTGGATGCTGCGGCTGTTCGGAGCGAAACGGGTCGCCATCCTCGACGGCGGGCTGCCGAAATGGTTGGCGGAGGGGCGGCCGGTGGCGAGCGGCGACGAGCAGCCGGCGCCGGGCCATTTCATCGCCACGCTCGGAAGCGGCGAGGTCCGCGACCTCGCGCGGATGAAGGCGGCCTTGGCGGAGGGGACGCCGATCGCCGACGCCCGTTCGGCGGCGCGCTTCGCCGGCAGCTCGCCCGAGCCGCGTGCCGGGGTGGCGCCCGGCCACATCCCCGGGTCATTGAGCTTGCCGCAGGACAGCCTGTTCCATCCCGACGAGACCTGGAAGCGCGGCGACGTGCTCCGCGCCGCCTTCACCGGCGCCGGCATCGATCCGGACCGGCCGTTCGTTGCCACCTGCGGCTCCGGCGTCACCGCCGCAGTGCTGGTGTTCGGCGCGCATCTGCTGGGACACGAGGTGCCGCTTTACGACGGCAGCTGGTCGGAATGGGGCGCCGATCCTTCCACGCCCAAGGCGACGGGAGCGGCGGCATGA
- the queF gene encoding preQ(1) synthase: MTPIHLGQSSSLPASPEEAVLDYVPNPRAGTRYLVRFAAPEFTSLCPITGQPDFAHLVIDYVPDATIVESKSLKLFLGSFRNHGAFHEDCTVGIGQRLFEEMKPHWLRIGGYWYPRGGIPIDVFWQSGSPPADVWVPAQDVPGYRGRG; this comes from the coding sequence ATGACTCCGATCCACCTTGGCCAGTCCAGCAGCCTGCCGGCCTCTCCCGAAGAGGCCGTGCTCGATTATGTCCCCAACCCGCGCGCCGGTACCCGTTATCTGGTGCGCTTCGCGGCGCCCGAGTTCACCTCGCTCTGCCCGATCACCGGCCAGCCCGACTTCGCGCATCTGGTGATCGACTATGTGCCGGATGCGACCATCGTCGAATCCAAGTCGCTCAAGCTGTTCCTCGGCAGCTTCCGCAACCACGGCGCCTTCCACGAGGACTGCACCGTCGGCATCGGCCAGCGGCTGTTCGAAGAGATGAAGCCGCATTGGCTCAGGATCGGCGGCTATTGGTATCCGCGCGGCGGCATCCCGATCGACGTGTTCTGGCAGTCGGGCTCGCCGCCCGCCGACGTGTGGGTCCCGGCGCAGGACGTCCCCGGCTACCGGGGGCGCGGCTGA
- a CDS encoding glycosyltransferase family 4 protein, with protein MEQAATANRIDHIALVGNYLPRKCGIATYTTDTFKALRDRYPDLRVDVYAMDDHPGRYAYPPEVTAAIPQHERQAYVAAARTIEASGAQALWVQHEYGIFGGAAGEYLLALVNRVTIPLIVTLHTVLEQPSPDERRVLEALLRRAAKVIVMAERGREILKRVYGASPRGIAMIPHGVPDRPLIEAATMKGRFGWDGRAVILTFGLLAPNKGIETMIAAMPAIVAEHPDALYVVLGATHPNLVAHEGEVYRDRLKGLAAEKGVADNLRFVDAFVENDELLDYLQAADIYVTPYTNPAQITSGTLSYAVGVGKAVVSTPYVHATEILADGHGVLVGFDDSEGFAREINALLGSERNRSRLSERAYARGRTMIWPRLAEAAMAEIAAIVAAQPRRIAGSPPLRPLTPDISAVERMSDSTGMLQHSIYSIPDRRHGYCIDDNARALMLMCRIEPVDEVVRDKWTSVYASFVQHAWNPEVRRFRNFMNFDRSWCEDAGSEDSNGRTLWALGVTASEARLQKHRDWAVVMFDRTGSMALELEAPRAHAFAMLGAAAMLKAHPEHALARTILAQFGDELLQLLDSARRPEWKWFEIMLAYDNARLPEALIRAGLALGRDDFVRTGLETLEWIVERQTSPEGRFRAVGTESFGRPYADPLPFDQQPLEAQATIDACTAAYDATHEQRWVEEANRAYRWYLGVNDLDLPLATVSDGGCFDGLQPDGLNRNQGAESILALQLASCAISALGKQAAPVAGPAHAVA; from the coding sequence ATGGAACAGGCGGCGACGGCGAACCGGATCGATCATATCGCGTTGGTGGGCAATTACCTGCCCCGCAAATGCGGCATCGCAACCTATACGACAGATACGTTCAAGGCGCTCAGGGACCGTTATCCGGACCTTCGCGTCGACGTCTATGCGATGGACGATCATCCCGGCCGCTACGCCTATCCGCCGGAAGTCACCGCCGCCATCCCGCAGCACGAACGCCAGGCCTATGTCGCCGCCGCGCGCACGATCGAGGCCAGCGGCGCGCAGGCGCTGTGGGTCCAGCACGAATACGGCATCTTCGGCGGCGCCGCCGGCGAGTATCTGCTGGCGCTGGTCAACCGCGTCACCATTCCCCTCATCGTCACGCTCCACACCGTGCTCGAGCAGCCGAGCCCCGACGAGCGGCGCGTGCTGGAGGCACTGCTTCGCCGCGCCGCCAAGGTGATCGTAATGGCCGAGCGCGGCCGCGAGATCCTGAAGCGCGTCTATGGCGCCAGCCCGCGCGGCATCGCGATGATCCCCCACGGCGTGCCCGACCGCCCGCTGATCGAGGCGGCGACGATGAAGGGCCGCTTCGGCTGGGACGGGCGCGCGGTGATCCTGACCTTCGGTCTGCTCGCACCCAACAAGGGGATCGAGACGATGATCGCGGCGATGCCGGCGATCGTCGCCGAGCATCCCGATGCGCTCTACGTCGTGCTCGGTGCCACTCATCCCAACCTCGTCGCGCACGAGGGCGAGGTCTATCGCGACCGGCTGAAGGGGCTCGCCGCCGAGAAGGGCGTGGCCGACAACCTTCGCTTCGTCGATGCCTTCGTCGAGAACGACGAGCTGCTCGACTATCTTCAGGCCGCCGACATCTACGTCACGCCCTATACCAACCCGGCGCAGATCACCTCGGGGACGCTGAGCTATGCAGTCGGCGTCGGCAAGGCGGTGGTATCCACACCCTACGTCCATGCCACCGAAATCCTCGCCGACGGCCATGGCGTGCTCGTCGGCTTCGACGACAGCGAGGGCTTCGCGCGCGAAATCAACGCGCTGCTCGGCAGCGAGCGCAACCGCTCGCGCCTGTCGGAGCGCGCCTATGCCCGCGGCCGCACGATGATCTGGCCGCGCCTCGCCGAGGCGGCGATGGCGGAGATCGCCGCGATCGTCGCCGCCCAGCCGCGCCGCATCGCCGGCAGTCCGCCGCTCCGCCCGCTGACGCCGGACATTTCGGCGGTCGAGCGGATGAGCGATTCGACCGGCATGCTCCAGCATTCGATCTACTCGATCCCGGACCGGCGCCACGGCTATTGCATCGACGACAATGCCCGCGCGCTGATGCTGATGTGCCGGATCGAGCCCGTGGACGAGGTGGTTCGCGACAAATGGACCAGCGTCTATGCCTCGTTCGTCCAGCACGCCTGGAACCCGGAGGTGCGCCGTTTCCGCAACTTCATGAACTTCGACCGGAGCTGGTGCGAGGATGCGGGTTCGGAGGATTCGAACGGGCGCACGTTGTGGGCGCTCGGCGTCACCGCGAGCGAGGCGCGGCTGCAGAAGCATCGCGACTGGGCGGTGGTGATGTTCGACCGCACCGGCAGCATGGCGCTCGAGCTGGAGGCGCCGCGGGCCCATGCCTTCGCCATGCTCGGCGCCGCGGCGATGCTGAAGGCGCATCCAGAGCACGCATTGGCCCGCACCATTCTCGCCCAGTTCGGCGACGAGCTGCTCCAGCTGCTCGACAGCGCCCGCCGGCCCGAATGGAAGTGGTTCGAGATCATGCTCGCCTATGACAACGCCCGGCTGCCGGAGGCGCTGATCCGTGCGGGCCTCGCGCTCGGCCGCGACGATTTCGTCCGCACCGGTCTCGAGACGCTGGAATGGATCGTCGAGCGCCAGACCTCGCCGGAGGGCCGCTTCCGCGCCGTCGGCACCGAGAGCTTCGGCCGTCCCTATGCCGATCCGCTGCCGTTCGACCAGCAGCCGCTGGAGGCGCAGGCGACGATCGACGCCTGCACCGCCGCCTATGACGCGACGCACGAGCAGCGCTGGGTCGAGGAGGCAAACCGCGCCTATCGCTGGTACCTCGGCGTCAACGACCTGGATCTGCCGCTCGCCACGGTGAGCGACGGCGGCTGCTTCGACGGCCTCCAGCCCGACGGTCTCAACCGCAACCAGGGCGCGGAGTCGATCCTGGCGCTTCAACTCGCCTCATGCGCGATTTCTGCTCTTGGAAAGCAGGCCGCACCCGTGGCAGGACCGGCGCACGCCGTCGCCTGA
- a CDS encoding glycoside hydrolase family 130 protein, translating to MFHHALRLHADPSRVVVRPFHIGWTSNNGAPSRTERIVSAVLAMDAKETHASLEAVLKDFEARHWQTRRVFMTRYDEIEALLGLDGADIGDEKRQLIGAYFCHEYSYAAAALMNPSVVPHYDQSGMPKGSTRILMSMRAVGEGHISSIAFREGIVTDRNQLKLAPEPPFATAADTPGDELHVPEGPITVYRHRDSTLSGTVIFPITGAQSKGLEDLRLVRFTHDDGRDEWIGTYTAYNGERIQSELLRTTDFRSFDLVPMSGSAARNKGMALFPRKVGGRYMMIGRQDGENVYVISSDRIDHWDEGEILLKPEHPWELVQMGNCGPPIELDEGWLLLTHGVGAMRKYAIGAALLDKDDPSKVIGRTAEPLIAPADQDREGYVPNVVYTCGALKHGDRIFIPYGIADSSIGFAFVTISDLLAQL from the coding sequence ATGTTCCATCATGCGCTGAGGCTGCACGCCGATCCGTCGCGGGTGGTGGTGCGGCCGTTCCACATCGGCTGGACGTCGAACAACGGCGCGCCCAGCCGGACGGAGCGCATCGTCAGCGCGGTATTGGCGATGGACGCCAAGGAGACGCATGCCTCGCTGGAGGCGGTGCTCAAGGACTTCGAGGCGCGGCACTGGCAGACGCGGCGCGTGTTCATGACGCGCTACGACGAGATCGAGGCGCTGCTCGGGCTCGACGGCGCCGATATCGGCGACGAGAAGCGGCAGCTGATCGGTGCCTATTTCTGCCACGAATACAGCTATGCCGCCGCCGCGCTGATGAACCCGAGCGTGGTGCCGCACTACGACCAGAGCGGCATGCCCAAGGGCTCGACCCGCATCCTCATGTCGATGCGGGCGGTGGGTGAAGGCCATATCAGCTCGATCGCCTTCCGCGAGGGGATCGTCACCGACAGGAACCAGCTCAAGCTCGCGCCCGAGCCGCCCTTCGCCACCGCCGCCGACACGCCCGGCGACGAGCTCCATGTGCCGGAAGGGCCGATCACCGTCTACCGCCACCGCGACTCGACGCTGTCCGGCACGGTGATCTTCCCGATCACCGGTGCGCAGTCGAAGGGGCTGGAGGACCTGCGCCTCGTCAGGTTCACCCACGACGACGGCCGCGACGAGTGGATCGGGACCTACACCGCCTATAACGGCGAGCGCATCCAGTCGGAGCTGCTGCGCACCACCGACTTCCGCTCCTTCGACCTGGTGCCGATGTCGGGATCGGCGGCGCGCAACAAGGGCATGGCGCTGTTCCCGCGCAAGGTCGGCGGGCGCTACATGATGATCGGGCGGCAGGACGGCGAGAACGTCTATGTCATCTCCTCCGACCGCATCGACCATTGGGACGAGGGCGAGATCCTGCTGAAGCCCGAGCATCCGTGGGAGCTCGTGCAGATGGGCAATTGCGGCCCGCCGATCGAGCTCGACGAGGGCTGGCTGCTCCTGACCCACGGCGTCGGGGCGATGCGCAAATACGCGATCGGCGCCGCGCTGCTCGACAAGGACGACCCCTCCAAGGTGATCGGCCGCACCGCCGAGCCGCTGATCGCCCCCGCCGACCAGGACCGCGAGGGCTATGTTCCCAACGTGGTCTACACCTGCGGGGCGCTGAAGCACGGCGACCGCATCTTCATCCCCTATGGGATCGCGGATTCCTCGATCGGCTTCGCCTTCGTCACGATCAGCGACTTGCTCGCGCAGCTGTGA
- a CDS encoding OPT family oligopeptide transporter, which translates to MTQTGSLRELTLRGVILGGLITLLFTAANVYLGLKVGLTFATSIPAAVISMAILRFLPGHNILENNIVQTIASAAGTLAAIIFVLPGLIMVGWWTGFPYWTSVAVCATGGVLGVMFSVPLRRALVTGSDLPYPEGVAAAEVLKVGAGTEAGDAENAQGLRAIVTGSLVSAFYSLITQFKFTLGDLTRNFRVGATGSGYSVGLSMALLGVGHLVGLSVGFAMLTGTITAWVVLVPLLTSWHGLTGPVSDVVSEVFRTQVRFIGAGAIGVAAVWALLKILGPIIGGIRSAMAAAKARGQGQVLELTERDLPIGIVGGAILLTFVPIAYLLWAFAAGGPIADHAVPIILATLVYVVVIGVVIASVCGYMAGLIGASNSPVSGVGILAILGASLMLAAVYGNGGTPERGDALVAYALFATAIIFSIATISNDNLQDLKTGQLVGATPWKQQVALVIGVAFGSLVIPPVLDVLNIAFGFSGAPNAGPNALPAPQAALISSLAKGVLGGTLDWRMIGTGAVFGVVMVAIDEALRRNGKMGLPPLAFGMGIYLPMSATLLVPVGAVIGHFWERTIKDSPRRDFFSRMGVLVATGLIVGESLFGVVFAGIVAATGSDAPLALIADFEGVAVWLSLPVFAALIAFAYRRTLTAARASR; encoded by the coding sequence ATGACCCAGACCGGCTCCCTTCGCGAGCTGACGCTGCGCGGCGTCATCCTCGGCGGCCTGATCACGCTGCTGTTCACCGCGGCGAACGTCTATCTGGGACTCAAGGTCGGCCTGACCTTCGCGACGTCGATCCCCGCCGCCGTCATCTCGATGGCGATCCTGCGGTTCCTGCCCGGGCACAACATCCTCGAGAACAACATCGTCCAGACGATCGCGAGCGCGGCGGGCACGCTGGCGGCGATCATCTTCGTGCTGCCGGGCCTGATCATGGTCGGCTGGTGGACGGGCTTCCCCTATTGGACCTCGGTCGCGGTGTGTGCGACCGGCGGCGTGCTCGGCGTCATGTTCTCGGTGCCGCTGCGGCGCGCGCTGGTGACCGGATCGGACCTGCCCTATCCCGAGGGCGTCGCCGCCGCCGAGGTGCTGAAGGTCGGCGCCGGCACCGAAGCCGGCGACGCGGAGAACGCGCAGGGGCTGCGCGCGATCGTCACCGGCAGCCTCGTCTCGGCCTTCTACTCGCTGATCACCCAGTTCAAGTTCACGCTCGGCGATCTCACCCGCAACTTCCGCGTCGGCGCGACCGGGAGCGGCTATTCGGTCGGGCTGTCGATGGCGCTGCTCGGGGTTGGCCATCTCGTCGGCCTGTCGGTCGGCTTCGCGATGCTGACGGGGACGATCACCGCCTGGGTGGTGCTGGTGCCGCTGCTGACCAGCTGGCATGGGCTGACCGGCCCCGTCAGCGACGTGGTGAGCGAGGTGTTCCGCACGCAGGTGCGCTTCATCGGCGCCGGCGCGATCGGCGTCGCGGCGGTGTGGGCCCTGCTCAAGATCCTGGGGCCGATCATCGGCGGCATCCGTTCGGCGATGGCGGCGGCGAAGGCGCGCGGGCAGGGCCAGGTGCTCGAGCTCACCGAGCGCGACCTGCCGATCGGAATCGTCGGCGGGGCGATCCTGCTCACCTTCGTGCCGATCGCCTATCTGCTCTGGGCCTTCGCGGCCGGCGGGCCGATCGCCGACCATGCAGTGCCGATCATCCTGGCGACGCTCGTCTATGTCGTGGTGATCGGCGTCGTGATCGCCTCGGTGTGCGGCTACATGGCCGGCCTGATCGGCGCGTCGAACTCGCCGGTGTCGGGGGTCGGCATCCTCGCCATTCTCGGGGCCTCGCTGATGCTGGCGGCGGTCTACGGTAACGGCGGAACGCCCGAGCGCGGCGACGCGCTAGTCGCCTATGCGCTGTTCGCGACCGCGATCATCTTCTCGATCGCGACCATCTCCAACGACAACCTCCAGGACTTGAAGACCGGCCAGCTCGTCGGCGCGACGCCGTGGAAGCAGCAGGTGGCGCTGGTGATCGGCGTCGCCTTCGGCAGCCTGGTCATCCCGCCGGTGCTCGACGTGCTCAACATCGCCTTCGGCTTCTCGGGCGCGCCCAATGCCGGGCCGAACGCGCTGCCGGCGCCGCAGGCCGCGCTGATCTCGTCGCTTGCCAAGGGCGTGCTCGGCGGCACGCTCGACTGGCGGATGATCGGCACCGGCGCGGTGTTCGGCGTGGTGATGGTCGCGATCGACGAGGCGCTGCGCCGCAACGGCAAGATGGGCCTGCCACCGCTCGCGTTCGGCATGGGTATCTACCTGCCGATGTCGGCGACCCTGCTGGTGCCGGTCGGCGCGGTGATCGGGCATTTCTGGGAGCGCACGATCAAGGATTCGCCCCGCCGCGACTTTTTCTCGCGGATGGGCGTGCTGGTCGCGACCGGGCTGATCGTCGGCGAGAGCCTGTTCGGCGTGGTGTTCGCCGGCATCGTCGCCGCCACCGGCAGCGACGCGCCGCTGGCGCTGATCGCGGACTTCGAGGGCGTGGCGGTGTGGCTGTCGCTGCCGGTATTCGCGGCGCTGATCGCCTTCGCCTACCGGCGCACGCTCACAGCTGCGCGAGCAAGTCGCTGA
- a CDS encoding type II toxin-antitoxin system RelE/ParE family toxin encodes MRAAKVIGEHLKTLERFPTVGRPVHDGLRELVIGFGESGYVALYHYDPAEDAVLLAFRHQREAGY; translated from the coding sequence ATGCGCGCTGCCAAGGTCATCGGCGAGCATCTGAAGACTCTCGAACGCTTCCCCACGGTCGGACGCCCTGTCCATGACGGCCTTCGCGAACTGGTGATCGGTTTCGGCGAATCCGGATACGTCGCGCTCTATCATTACGATCCGGCGGAGGATGCGGTCCTTCTCGCCTTTCGCCATCAACGCGAAGCCGGCTACTGA
- a CDS encoding CopG family ribbon-helix-helix protein, giving the protein MATSVKLDEELKGRVQKLAAARDRSPHWVMREAIRQYVDREEARDGFEREALASWIAYRETGRHLTGDEVAAWLETWGTPAETAVPDCHD; this is encoded by the coding sequence ATGGCGACGTCGGTCAAACTGGATGAGGAATTGAAGGGCCGCGTGCAGAAGCTTGCCGCCGCGCGCGACCGCAGTCCTCATTGGGTCATGCGTGAGGCGATCCGGCAATATGTCGATCGCGAAGAAGCACGTGATGGTTTCGAGCGAGAGGCGCTCGCTTCGTGGATTGCCTATCGTGAGACGGGGCGGCATCTGACCGGCGACGAGGTGGCGGCCTGGCTCGAAACCTGGGGAACGCCTGCGGAGACGGCGGTGCCTGATTGCCACGACTGA
- a CDS encoding M20 metallopeptidase family protein has product MNAPLTTDWTAAGAAELADVVALRRAIHADPEIGLHCPRTTAKLRAALEGLPLEIHESTSTTGFIAILRGGSDNGRTVLLRGDMDALPMPEETGLDFASQVPNAMHACGHDSHSAMLVGAARALSARREQLPGTVVFMFQPGEEGHHGARHMIEDGLLDIARPDAAFALHIWPNAPGGLVMSRPGPLLASTDQLNITVRGQGGHAAMPHEGLDPIPVACEMVTALSTFVARQIAVADPAVLSITKIVAGSAYNIVPDEVEMKGTLRTLSDATRAKAQQGLRRIIEHVAAAHGCTAELRIDEGYPVTRNDPRAVELVQGIAEGLGGRGWRTVPAPIMGGEDFSYVLREVPGAMAFLGVAAEDVDPATAPPLHNTRMTIDEAVMAKGVALHCAFAERFLEGGFG; this is encoded by the coding sequence ATGAACGCCCCCCTGACCACCGATTGGACCGCCGCCGGCGCCGCCGAGCTCGCCGACGTGGTCGCGCTGCGACGCGCGATCCACGCCGATCCCGAGATCGGCCTCCATTGCCCGCGCACCACCGCCAAGCTGCGTGCGGCGCTGGAGGGGCTGCCACTCGAGATCCACGAATCGACCTCGACCACCGGCTTCATTGCCATCCTGCGCGGCGGCTCCGACAACGGCCGCACCGTGCTGCTGCGTGGCGACATGGACGCGCTGCCGATGCCCGAGGAGACCGGGCTCGACTTCGCGAGCCAGGTGCCGAACGCGATGCACGCCTGCGGCCACGACAGCCATTCGGCGATGCTGGTCGGCGCCGCCCGCGCATTGTCGGCGCGGCGCGAGCAGCTTCCCGGCACCGTCGTCTTCATGTTCCAGCCGGGCGAGGAAGGGCATCACGGCGCGCGGCACATGATCGAGGACGGGCTGCTCGACATCGCGCGGCCCGACGCCGCCTTTGCGCTCCACATCTGGCCGAACGCGCCCGGCGGGCTGGTGATGAGCCGCCCGGGCCCGCTGCTCGCCTCGACCGACCAGCTCAACATCACCGTGCGCGGCCAGGGCGGGCACGCGGCGATGCCGCACGAGGGGCTCGATCCGATCCCGGTCGCCTGCGAGATGGTGACCGCGCTCTCGACCTTCGTCGCGCGCCAGATCGCGGTCGCCGACCCCGCGGTGCTGTCGATCACGAAGATCGTCGCCGGCTCCGCCTACAACATCGTCCCCGACGAGGTGGAGATGAAGGGGACGCTCCGCACTCTTTCCGACGCCACCCGTGCGAAGGCTCAGCAGGGCCTACGCCGCATCATCGAGCATGTCGCCGCCGCACATGGCTGCACCGCGGAGCTGCGCATCGACGAGGGCTATCCGGTGACGCGTAACGATCCGCGCGCGGTCGAGCTGGTGCAGGGCATCGCCGAGGGGCTGGGCGGCCGCGGCTGGCGCACCGTTCCGGCGCCGATCATGGGCGGCGAGGACTTTTCCTATGTGCTGCGCGAGGTGCCGGGCGCGATGGCCTTCCTCGGCGTCGCCGCGGAGGACGTCGATCCCGCCACCGCCCCGCCGCTCCACAACACGCGCATGACGATCGACGAGGCGGTGATGGCGAAGGGTGTCGCACTCCACTGCGCCTTTGCCGAGCGCTTCCTGGAGGGGGGATTCGGCTGA